Proteins encoded together in one Musa acuminata AAA Group cultivar baxijiao chromosome BXJ3-6, Cavendish_Baxijiao_AAA, whole genome shotgun sequence window:
- the LOC135640984 gene encoding uncharacterized protein LOC135640984 — MKTALLLFSLLLAAAVAARELDDKRGKSAKAGVDAAAYIPGFGADPGGFFGPGGGFNMPGFGGGWGAGYGGWGAGYGRDGVAVPSVVCSDWGPCYNKKLTCPAKCFTSYSRYGRGYGGGGGGGGCTIDCKKYCVAYC, encoded by the coding sequence ATGAAAACCGCTCTCCTCCTTTTCTCCCTACTGCTCGCAGCCGCCGTCGCGGCCCGCGAGCTCGACGATAAGAGGGGCAAGTCCGCAAAGGCCGGAGTGGACGCCGCCGCCTACATCCCGGGCTTCGGGGCCGACCCCGGGGGGTTCTTCGGACCGGGAGGCGGGTTCAACATGCCCGGATTCGGCGGCGGGTGGGGCGCGGGGTACGGCGGGTGGGGCGCGGGCTACGGCCGCGACGGAGTGGCCGTGCCGTCGGTCGTGTGCTCCGACTGGGGGCCGTGCTACAATAAGAAGCTGACGTGTCCCGCCAAATGTTTCACATCCTACAGCCGCTACGGCAGGGGctacggcggtggcggcggcggcggaggctgcACCATCGACTGCAAGAAGTACTGCGTCGCCTACTGCTGA